In a single window of the Streptomyces sp. NBC_00094 genome:
- a CDS encoding DUF5691 domain-containing protein, producing MTTRATTPTPYSTGPDAGPGTSSHGDDGARIWEELVTSALLGTDRRAPTGPARAASTHVPDADKAGRPDGAGPDGAGPDGARPDRAAALLDTAALHTVRRRAGLRPGPAAPPPAPAPEDPRRPLPEAARRRLDQLLAGRAAPSPAGRRGAAPDLTELLPQWLALANERGYKAPPATLPALLDAARARTDLRPLALRLAGPRGLWLAGLNPEWRFALRGAGAGGRLPGLDDTEGVRTLWDEGLFAERIALLAAVRTEDPAAGLALLTSTWSAERAEDRLMFLDSLRTGLSDADEEFLEAALGDRSRNVRATAAELLSALPASALAGRMAGRAATCVGLDRTAESPTISVEAPHECDAAMQRDGLAPTPPTGRGERSWWLGQLVEAAPLSCWQARFGGRAPEEIVALPVADDWQDELHAAWCRAAVRQRDAAWSRALLGAPATPPATGPGTSSLAERAQLLATVPADERARWVADFVAAHGLSEAFQLLGVCAVPWAEPLGAAVIDALDSARDAGSYPWSFSGVMGLAERCLAPEAAARLDPLTALPDEEPDTSPGAGGYWAEAFQRLVSTLRLRAAMRAELVGTDT from the coding sequence ATGACCACGCGCGCGACGACCCCCACCCCGTACTCCACAGGCCCCGATGCCGGACCCGGCACCTCCTCCCACGGTGACGACGGCGCCCGCATCTGGGAGGAGCTCGTCACCTCCGCGCTGCTCGGCACGGACCGGCGAGCGCCCACGGGGCCCGCCAGGGCAGCGAGCACGCACGTGCCGGATGCGGACAAGGCAGGACGCCCGGACGGGGCTGGACCGGACGGGGCTGGACCGGACGGGGCTCGACCGGACAGGGCCGCCGCGCTGCTCGACACCGCCGCGCTGCACACCGTGCGGCGCCGTGCCGGGCTGCGCCCCGGGCCCGCCGCGCCACCGCCCGCGCCCGCACCGGAGGACCCGCGCCGGCCGCTGCCCGAGGCGGCCCGGAGACGGCTCGACCAGCTCCTCGCCGGACGGGCCGCGCCCTCACCCGCAGGAAGGCGCGGGGCCGCTCCCGACCTCACCGAACTGCTCCCCCAGTGGCTGGCCCTCGCCAACGAGCGCGGGTACAAGGCGCCGCCCGCCACCCTGCCCGCCCTGCTCGACGCGGCCAGGGCCCGTACCGATCTGCGGCCCCTGGCCCTCCGGCTGGCCGGGCCGCGCGGTCTGTGGCTGGCGGGGCTCAACCCCGAGTGGCGGTTCGCCCTGCGCGGGGCGGGCGCGGGCGGGCGGCTCCCGGGCCTCGATGACACCGAGGGCGTCAGGACCCTGTGGGACGAGGGCCTGTTCGCCGAGCGGATCGCGCTGCTCGCCGCCGTACGGACCGAGGACCCGGCCGCCGGTCTCGCGCTCCTCACGTCCACCTGGTCCGCCGAGCGGGCGGAGGACCGGCTGATGTTCCTCGACTCGCTGCGGACCGGGCTGTCCGACGCGGACGAGGAGTTCCTGGAGGCGGCCCTCGGCGACCGCAGCCGTAACGTCCGCGCCACCGCCGCCGAGCTGCTCTCCGCCCTGCCGGCCTCGGCGCTCGCGGGTCGCATGGCGGGGCGGGCCGCCACCTGCGTCGGCCTCGACCGGACGGCGGAGTCGCCCACGATCTCCGTCGAGGCGCCGCACGAGTGCGACGCGGCGATGCAGCGGGACGGGCTCGCGCCGACCCCGCCGACGGGGCGGGGCGAGCGTTCCTGGTGGCTGGGCCAGCTCGTGGAGGCCGCACCGCTCTCGTGCTGGCAGGCCAGGTTCGGCGGACGGGCTCCGGAGGAGATCGTGGCGCTGCCGGTCGCCGACGACTGGCAGGACGAGCTGCACGCCGCCTGGTGCCGGGCGGCCGTACGGCAGCGGGACGCGGCCTGGTCGCGCGCGTTGCTCGGCGCCCCCGCGACCCCGCCGGCGACGGGCCCCGGCACCTCGTCGCTGGCCGAGCGCGCCCAGCTCCTGGCGACGGTCCCGGCGGACGAGCGGGCGCGCTGGGTCGCCGACTTCGTCGCGGCGCACGGCCTGTCGGAGGCGTTCCAGCTGCTCGGCGTCTGCGCCGTCCCGTGGGCCGAGCCCCTGGGCGCCGCGGTGATCGACGCCCTCGACAGCGCGCGGGACGCGGGCAGTTACCCGTGGAGCTTCAGCGGGGTGATGGGCCTCGCGGAGCGCTGCCTCGCCCCGGAGGCCGCGGCGCGCCTCGACCCGCTGACGGCCCTGCCCGACGAGGAACCGGACACGTCCCCGGGCGCGGGCGGCTACTGGGCCGAGGCGTTCCAGCGGCTGGTCTCCACGCTCCGGCTGCGAGCGGCCATGCGCGCCGAACTCGTCGGAACCGACACCTGA
- a CDS encoding SWIM zinc finger family protein, translated as MNAMGVRWTVEQVLALAPDDASRQAGSALGAAGPWSDTGRGEGAVWGRCRGGGGRSYETVVDTTGPAYACACPSRKFPCKHALGLLLLQASDGTAVTDGTPPEWAGPWLAKRREEAGSPARPAGPGAPGAPGGPGAPGASGASGATADPEAARRRAERRAARITAGALELEQRLADLMRGGLAAAEQAGYGLWEETAARMVDAQAPGLAGRVRELGAIPGSGPGWPVRLLEECALTHLLDRAWLTADLLPPALAATVRTRVGLTAPADGVPVRDHWLVLAQYDTADARLTTRRVWLYGATSGRTALVLSFGAAGRPPGLALPVGALLDGELTPYAGAGRLRAEPGEHFVPVDGRVSPPPGGSVGEALDAYGRVLSEDPWLDSWPVTLSQVVPARAEYGWQLADADGREALPLTPAAQNRPGLWRLVALSGGAPVTVFGECGHRGFTPLAAWSPEAPTETVPLI; from the coding sequence ATGAATGCCATGGGGGTGCGCTGGACGGTCGAACAGGTGCTGGCACTGGCTCCTGACGACGCCTCACGCCAAGCGGGGAGCGCGCTGGGCGCGGCCGGGCCGTGGTCGGACACGGGCCGGGGCGAGGGGGCCGTCTGGGGGCGGTGCAGGGGCGGCGGCGGTCGGTCGTACGAGACGGTCGTCGACACCACGGGGCCGGCGTACGCCTGCGCTTGCCCCAGCCGGAAGTTCCCGTGCAAGCACGCGCTGGGACTCCTGCTGCTCCAGGCGTCCGACGGGACGGCGGTCACGGACGGCACCCCGCCGGAGTGGGCGGGACCGTGGCTCGCGAAACGGCGGGAAGAGGCCGGGAGCCCGGCCCGGCCTGCCGGCCCCGGAGCCCCCGGAGCCCCCGGAGGCCCCGGAGCCCCCGGGGCCTCCGGGGCCTCCGGGGCCACGGCGGACCCCGAGGCCGCGCGGCGCAGGGCCGAGCGCAGAGCGGCACGGATCACCGCGGGCGCGCTCGAGCTTGAGCAGCGGCTCGCCGACCTGATGCGCGGCGGCCTGGCGGCGGCCGAGCAGGCCGGGTACGGCCTGTGGGAGGAGACCGCGGCCCGCATGGTCGACGCCCAGGCACCGGGGCTCGCGGGCCGGGTCCGGGAGCTGGGCGCGATCCCCGGCTCGGGGCCCGGCTGGCCCGTGCGCCTCCTGGAGGAGTGCGCGCTGACGCACCTCCTCGACCGCGCCTGGCTCACCGCCGACCTGCTGCCCCCGGCCCTCGCCGCGACCGTACGGACCCGGGTCGGCCTCACCGCCCCGGCCGACGGCGTCCCGGTGCGCGACCACTGGCTCGTCCTCGCGCAGTACGACACGGCCGACGCCCGGCTGACCACCCGGCGCGTCTGGCTGTACGGCGCCACGAGCGGCCGCACGGCGCTCGTCCTCTCCTTCGGCGCGGCCGGCAGACCCCCCGGCCTGGCGCTTCCCGTGGGCGCGCTCCTCGACGGCGAACTCACGCCGTACGCGGGCGCCGGCCGGCTGCGCGCGGAGCCGGGCGAGCACTTCGTCCCGGTCGACGGCCGCGTATCCCCGCCGCCGGGCGGGTCGGTGGGCGAGGCCCTCGACGCGTACGGACGGGTGCTGAGCGAGGACCCGTGGCTGGACTCCTGGCCCGTGACGCTGAGCCAGGTCGTACCGGCACGGGCGGAGTACGGCTGGCAGCTCGCCGACGCGGACGGCCGCGAGGCCCTGCCGCTGACGCCCGCCGCCCAGAACCGGCCCGGGCTCTGGCGGCTCGTCGCCCTGTCCGGCGGCGCGCCCGTAACCGTCTTCGGAGAGTGCGGCCACCGGGGCTTCACGCCCCTCGCCGCCTGGTCGCCGGAGGCCCCGACCGAGACGGTCCCCCTCATATGA
- a CDS encoding cobalamin B12-binding domain-containing protein: MGVTGPIRVVVAKPGLDGHDRGAKVIARALRDAGMEVIYTGLHQTPEQIVDTAIQEDADAIGLSILSGAHNTLFVKVLELLKERDAEDIKVFGGGIIPDGDIAPLKEKGVAEIFTPGATTASIVDWVNANVRVAV, encoded by the coding sequence ATGGGTGTGACCGGTCCGATCCGCGTGGTGGTGGCCAAGCCGGGTCTCGACGGCCACGATCGCGGGGCCAAGGTGATCGCGCGGGCTCTGCGCGATGCCGGTATGGAGGTCATCTACACCGGTCTCCACCAGACGCCCGAGCAGATCGTCGACACCGCGATCCAGGAGGATGCCGACGCCATCGGTCTCTCCATCCTCTCGGGCGCGCACAACACGCTGTTCGTGAAGGTGCTGGAGCTTCTGAAGGAGCGCGACGCGGAGGACATCAAGGTCTTCGGCGGCGGCATCATCCCCGACGGGGACATCGCTCCGCTGAAGGAGAAGGGTGTGGCGGAGATCTTCACTCCGGGCGCGACGACCGCGTCCATCGTCGACTGGGTGAACGCGAACGTCCGCGTGGCGGTCTGA